Sequence from the Salinicoccus sp. Bachu38 genome:
GACCGGAACGGCTATGATGTCGTAGTCCTGTATGATATGGGCCACCTGCTCCTGGTCCATGTCAACGGTCACCGTATGGACACTTGTATCACATATCTCCTTCAACTGTTGTGAACCATCGGCGATGAGAAGGTCCCGCAATGCGACCAGTCCCACCAGCTGCTGGTCATGATCCACCACATAGACGAAATGCACCGCTTCATACGTCGTCGTATCATCCTTCAGCTTTTCAACCACCGTTGCCACATCGTCTTCGGGTGCCCCGCTGACGAATTCCTTCCGCATGATGCTGCCTGCACTGTGGCGGTCATACTGGAGGAGCTCCTCCATGTGACGACGCTTGGTCGCGCTCATTTTGGAGAGTATTCCCTTCTGTGCCCCATCACCCATCGGTTCGATGAAATGGCGCACATCATCCGTGGCCAGACGCTCCAGCATGCGCATCCGGTAGTCTTCTTCCATATGGCCGTACAATTCGAGCTGCTCATCACGGGAGAACCATTTGAAAACCTGGGCGAACGCCTCCGGAGAAATGATTTCAAATACTGCTCCCTGCTCCTCTCTGCCGAAGGATCTCAGTATCTGGTACTGTTCGTTGCTATGTAATCCGGGAAAACGTTCGGCGAATGCTGATCCGTCCTCATTGAGCATCTTCCTGTATGTCTCGATCGTCCGTGAATCGAGTCTTTTCTTCATATCCCTCATTTTCATACCTCCCTTGAAACCATCTATTGGACCATACCCGTCCGGAGGCGTAACAGAACAAAAAAAGTGGCCAGGATTCCTCCCGGCCACCGTGTCCTAGTTATATCGCATATAACTACATATATTCTATATTTCGCCGGACCAATCTGCAATCGTTTTATGACTTTGACACAATACCGTCACAATTAGTCATTTTTCATCTCTTCCTGAAGTGCTTCCGAATTGTCCCATATTTCTTTATTGTGGGAAATGAGGAAGGATTTCAGGGCAGATCGGCTGCCCGGATCCATGTCGTTCAGGTCGATCTTCCCCTTCATGGAACGGTCCATCATGTTGACATGCTCAGGCATCAGCTTGTACCCACGGCGTTTCGTCCTGTTGACCATCTCGAAACATGCTGCCACTCCGCTGTATACCGGACCCACGTCCATCCGCTCGACGCTCACCCATACCAGCCAGTAGGATTCCGCGTCCTCCCCTTCGACTTCGGACCGGTCGGTCACCCATTTTACACGCCGTTCCACTTCGGCTCGGGCATGCAATCCACCCATATCAATGAACACTTCACCAGTGTCCTTATTTACATAGACGGGAGCGACGTTCTCCAGGCTGATCGAGCCGATATTTTGACCCTTGTGCCCATCAAGGGGATCGTTCTTAAGAATATTGAACTGGAATCCAGGTTTTTTGCCGTTAGAATCATTCGTCATATTATCATACTCCTATGCCAATTCATTAAGCAGGTTTATAATTTCGCCTTTGATTTCAAGATCTTCAATCTGCATTATCTTCTCTCTGGGGTAATAAAGTTTCGAATCCATGCGATGGACACCCGTTATACTATGGATGATGGCCGACTGCGTACTGATTTCACGCAACTCGCCATTGCTCCTTTTCAGATGGATGGGCCTGCGGTTGCTCTTTGAGCCCGGACGGTCGTAATCATATGGCAGATCCGAGTAGGAGTCGCTGAAGAAATAGTAATCCGGGTCGATGCCCGCCTTTTCAAAAAGCGCCTCGAGTTCGGAAATCGTGATGACCGAGCCATCGAACGGGAGGTATTTGAACAGATCCCTGTTGACGAACCGGTGGGCGAGGTCGCTCAGTATCGGATCATCTTCATGAATCCATTCCTGCAGATAGAAATTGACGACCATCTCGTCCAGTCGCAGATAATCCTCGACGGTGACCTCCCCCGAGAAGAATGGTATAAAGTATTTCGGGGCCTGTTTGAACTTGTAGCCACCTTCGTGCAAGTATTTCGCCCGTTTCAATGCAAGGTTCAGGAGCACTTCCCCGCCGCGCGATACCGGGTGGAAGTAGATCTGCCAGTACATCTGGTAGCGGCTCATCAAGTAGTCCTCGACGGCATGCATGCCGCTTTCCTTGATGATGACCTCCTCCCGGCTCGGCCGCATGACACGAAGTATGCGCTCCATGTCGAAATTGCCATAGCTCACACCGGTATAGTAGGAATCCCGTTGCAGGTAGTCCATCCGGTCGGCATCGATCTGACTGGAT
This genomic interval carries:
- the mgtE gene encoding magnesium transporter; this translates as MRDMKKRLDSRTIETYRKMLNEDGSAFAERFPGLHSNEQYQILRSFGREEQGAVFEIISPEAFAQVFKWFSRDEQLELYGHMEEDYRMRMLERLATDDVRHFIEPMGDGAQKGILSKMSATKRRHMEELLQYDRHSAGSIMRKEFVSGAPEDDVATVVEKLKDDTTTYEAVHFVYVVDHDQQLVGLVALRDLLIADGSQQLKEICDTSVHTVTVDMDQEQVAHIIQDYDIIAVPVVSADNELLGIITVDDIIDIMELEATEDMGELTASRGTTDMNISPFRAARKRAPWIMLLMGLGLITANVIGAFEETLESVVLLSFFIPLVMDAAGNTGTQSLAVMVRTISTGEYQKHGLWRTLGRELGTGVMVGAASGITIITLILVFYQELWLAFVVGISLLLTLSVATVIGTILPIIISKLKIDPAVASGPFITTLNDIIGLFIYFSIATTLLQI
- a CDS encoding YwhD family protein, yielding MTNDSNGKKPGFQFNILKNDPLDGHKGQNIGSISLENVAPVYVNKDTGEVFIDMGGLHARAEVERRVKWVTDRSEVEGEDAESYWLVWVSVERMDVGPVYSGVAACFEMVNRTKRRGYKLMPEHVNMMDRSMKGKIDLNDMDPGSRSALKSFLISHNKEIWDNSEALQEEMKND
- a CDS encoding HD domain-containing protein translates to MTISEYGKKQLVEEKVFKDPVHRYIHVRDQVIWDLIKTKEFQRLRRIKQLGTLYLAFHSAEHSRFNHSLGVYEIVRRMVVNFQEFKEWNNDDRLLALSAALLHDLGHGPFSHCFETIFDTDHEEFTRKIILGNTEVNEVLKKVSVDFPLEVAKVIDKTHENKLVISMISSQIDADRMDYLQRDSYYTGVSYGNFDMERILRVMRPSREEVIIKESGMHAVEDYLMSRYQMYWQIYFHPVSRGGEVLLNLALKRAKYLHEGGYKFKQAPKYFIPFFSGEVTVEDYLRLDEMVVNFYLQEWIHEDDPILSDLAHRFVNRDLFKYLPFDGSVITISELEALFEKAGIDPDYYFFSDSYSDLPYDYDRPGSKSNRRPIHLKRSNGELREISTQSAIIHSITGVHRMDSKLYYPREKIMQIEDLEIKGEIINLLNELA